A single Stutzerimonas stutzeri DNA region contains:
- the flgL gene encoding flagellar hook-associated protein FlgL has translation MRISNAQITAMMHGSMNTSSEKLGKLMQQMATGERMLLPSDDPISAVRVLRIQREEASLTQYRTNIANVSGNLSKQEANLKSTSDTLLNVRDMLLWAANGSNTGEDLAAIANELGSLEKTILSFANVRDEEGRYLFSGTLSDRPAISFDEASATYSLTGNDQYRQAAVANGVLVEENVTAAQVFGAGVGVLNDLHALVATLSDPALDATDPAVRAQISATLGSLDATHSDLLGAITELGGRQNTLTLLSSSNEDVSLVNQKIEGELSQLDYAAASIDLNNYQLSLQATQKTYLKINGLSLFGML, from the coding sequence ATGCGCATCTCCAACGCCCAGATCACCGCCATGATGCATGGCTCGATGAACACCAGCTCCGAAAAACTCGGCAAGCTGATGCAGCAAATGGCGACCGGCGAACGCATGCTGCTGCCATCGGATGATCCGATTTCCGCCGTGCGCGTGCTGCGTATCCAGCGCGAAGAAGCCAGCCTCACCCAGTACCGCACCAACATCGCCAACGTCTCGGGCAACCTGTCCAAGCAGGAGGCCAACCTCAAGTCCACCTCCGACACCCTGCTCAACGTGCGCGACATGCTGTTGTGGGCAGCCAATGGCAGCAACACCGGTGAAGACCTGGCCGCCATCGCGAACGAACTGGGGAGCCTGGAAAAGACCATTCTCAGTTTTGCCAACGTGCGTGACGAAGAAGGCCGCTACCTGTTCTCCGGCACGCTCAGTGATCGTCCGGCGATCAGTTTCGATGAGGCGAGTGCGACCTACAGCCTCACCGGCAACGACCAATACCGCCAGGCGGCAGTCGCCAACGGCGTACTGGTCGAGGAGAATGTCACCGCCGCCCAGGTATTCGGCGCGGGCGTGGGTGTGCTCAATGACCTTCACGCGCTGGTCGCCACGCTCTCCGATCCTGCGCTGGATGCGACCGACCCCGCCGTGCGCGCGCAGATCAGCGCGACCCTGGGCAGCCTTGATGCGACTCACAGCGACCTGCTCGGCGCAATCACCGAACTGGGCGGGCGGCAGAATACCCTGACGCTGCTGTCGAGCAGCAACGAGGATGTGTCGCTGGTGAACCAGAAGATCGAGGGCGAGCTGTCCCAGCTCGACTACGCCGCGGCCAGCATCGACCTGAACAATTATCAGCTGTCGCTTCAGGCGACGCAGAAGACCTATTTGAAGATCAACGGGCTGTCGCTGTTCGGCATGCTCTGA
- a CDS encoding lactonase family protein, translating to MRGSPRGPSSIRLGVAAALLAFSLTGAAAPMYPLLIGTYTTGHSGEQGSEGIYRMQFDAGRGYIEPQPLQVVRTQNPSWLTLDLNRNRLYATNENGPGQPDPVGRVSAFIMAPGSGQLSPLAQQSTLGDEPTHLSQSRDGRYLFVSNYGSNANPGGSLAVIPTAMDGTLTPVTQIATHKASEKHPQRQQSAHVHSAVMSPDGKMLLVSDLGADRIFIYRYDPANAERPLSPADPAFVSLPEGSGPRHLVFSPDGSQAYATLELSAQVARFDHVDGTLVQRQLIDMAAGGDPSLHSPGAIHPSADGRFLYVSDRAETNRIMVYAIEQTGSLREIQQRASEGREPREFAIDPSGRFMLVANQKSNALVVLQRDPDSGLLGDTVQTLPIGQPSDVKFIDRTTATP from the coding sequence ATGCGTGGTTCACCGCGTGGTCCATCTTCCATCCGCCTCGGCGTCGCCGCGGCACTACTGGCTTTCAGCCTCACCGGAGCGGCAGCACCCATGTACCCGTTACTGATCGGCACCTATACCACCGGACACAGCGGCGAGCAGGGCAGCGAGGGCATCTACCGGATGCAGTTCGACGCCGGGCGCGGTTATATCGAGCCCCAGCCGCTGCAAGTGGTGCGCACCCAGAATCCGTCGTGGCTGACGCTGGATCTGAACCGTAACCGGCTCTATGCGACGAACGAGAACGGGCCGGGACAGCCCGATCCGGTGGGCCGCGTGAGCGCCTTCATCATGGCCCCCGGCAGTGGCCAGCTGTCGCCGCTGGCCCAGCAAAGCACACTCGGCGACGAGCCCACGCACCTGAGCCAGAGCCGAGACGGGCGCTATCTGTTCGTGTCCAACTATGGCTCGAATGCCAACCCTGGCGGCAGCCTGGCGGTGATCCCGACGGCGATGGACGGCACGCTCACGCCGGTGACCCAGATCGCCACGCACAAGGCCAGCGAGAAGCATCCGCAGCGCCAGCAGTCGGCGCATGTGCACTCGGCGGTAATGTCACCGGACGGCAAGATGCTGCTGGTCAGCGATCTGGGCGCCGACAGGATTTTCATCTACCGCTACGACCCGGCCAACGCCGAGCGTCCGCTGTCGCCGGCCGATCCGGCTTTCGTCAGCCTGCCGGAAGGCAGTGGCCCGCGTCACCTGGTGTTCAGCCCGGACGGCAGCCAGGCCTATGCCACGCTGGAACTGAGCGCTCAGGTGGCACGTTTCGACCATGTCGACGGCACCCTGGTGCAGCGCCAGCTGATAGACATGGCGGCCGGCGGCGACCCGAGCCTGCATTCGCCAGGCGCGATCCATCCGTCCGCCGACGGCCGCTTCCTCTACGTCAGCGATCGTGCCGAGACGAACCGCATCATGGTTTACGCCATCGAGCAAACCGGCAGCCTGCGCGAGATTCAGCAGCGCGCCAGCGAAGGCCGCGAGCCGAGGGAGTTCGCCATCGATCCGAGCGGGCGATTCATGCTGGTCGCCAATCAGAAGAGCAACGCGCTGGTGGTGCTGCAGCGCGACCCGGACAGCGGCCTGCTGGGCGACACCGTGCAAACGCTGCCGATCGGACAGCCTTCGGATGTGAAGTTCATCGACCGTACGACCGCCACGCCGTGA
- a CDS encoding YciI family protein, with the protein MRYLCLVYLDETALTGMSAAARAALDAECRDYRECLYRSGRLIVGEALQSALSATTLRLQGDRVWLHDGPVAAGREQPTAIYLFEASDLNDAILLASRIPPVRLGCAEVRALHSRAPP; encoded by the coding sequence ATGCGTTATCTATGCCTGGTTTATCTGGACGAGACGGCGCTGACGGGGATGTCCGCCGCAGCCCGCGCGGCCCTGGACGCCGAATGTCGCGATTACCGCGAATGCCTGTATCGCAGCGGGCGGCTGATTGTCGGCGAAGCGCTGCAATCGGCGCTCAGCGCTACCACGCTTCGCCTGCAAGGGGATCGCGTCTGGCTGCACGACGGCCCGGTCGCCGCCGGTCGCGAGCAGCCCACCGCCATCTACCTGTTCGAGGCGTCCGATCTCAACGACGCCATCCTGCTGGCTTCGCGCATCCCGCCTGTACGTCTGGGTTGCGCGGAAGTACGAGCGCTGCATTCGCGCGCGCCTCCTTGA
- a CDS encoding YybH family protein, producing MNTASDTRSGETRIRELMAEFEQAVGVKDLDRIMSQYAPEVVAYDAVGELQFKGIDAYRAHWQRCFDFCQGDGFFETREVSITASGDLAFSHSLSHCGGANEKGEMQTAWMRGTRCWRLQGGDWKVVHEHFSMPFDMASGQVCFGLEP from the coding sequence ATGAACACAGCAAGCGATACCCGCAGCGGTGAAACCCGCATCAGAGAGCTGATGGCCGAATTCGAACAGGCGGTCGGGGTCAAGGATCTGGACCGCATCATGTCCCAGTACGCGCCGGAGGTGGTGGCCTACGACGCGGTCGGCGAATTGCAGTTCAAGGGCATCGACGCCTATCGCGCCCACTGGCAGCGCTGCTTCGACTTTTGCCAGGGCGACGGTTTCTTCGAGACCCGAGAGGTCAGCATCACGGCCAGCGGCGATCTCGCCTTCAGCCATTCGCTGAGCCATTGCGGCGGTGCCAACGAGAAGGGCGAGATGCAGACGGCCTGGATGCGCGGCACGCGTTGCTGGCGGCTGCAGGGCGGCGACTGGAAAGTGGTACACGAGCACTTTTCGATGCCGTTCGATATGGCCAGCGGCCAGGTTTGCTTTGGCCTGGAGCCTTGA
- a CDS encoding YciI family protein, producing MKYLCLVYYDERHVDAMTDEQWAALVDQCLANSERLRESGHFVAGEPLQSVRTAKTVRVREGAVSVVDGPFAETREQLAGFYLLEAADFDEAVQLAAKIPPAALGSIEVRPLRQLPER from the coding sequence ATGAAATACCTTTGCCTCGTCTATTACGACGAACGCCACGTAGACGCCATGACCGATGAACAGTGGGCCGCGCTGGTCGACCAGTGCCTTGCCAATAGCGAGCGCCTGCGTGAAAGCGGGCATTTCGTCGCCGGCGAGCCGCTGCAATCGGTGCGCACCGCCAAGACCGTGCGGGTCCGCGAAGGCGCGGTTTCGGTGGTCGACGGTCCCTTCGCCGAAACCCGCGAACAGCTCGCCGGCTTCTACCTGCTGGAAGCGGCGGATTTCGATGAAGCGGTGCAGCTGGCGGCGAAAATCCCCCCAGCGGCGCTGGGTAGCATCGAGGTCCGTCCGCTGCGCCAGCTCCCCGAACGCTGA
- a CDS encoding RNA polymerase sigma factor, producing the protein MPNSEATGQASIEAIYRNESRRVLATLIRLLGDFDLAEEALHDAFFAALQQWPRDGIPANPRAWLVSAGRFKAIDGLRRRARFNASLNLLADQLDSHDEPDWDHDTLEDDRLRLVFTCCHPALPSDAQVALTLREVCDLKTEEIARAFLASPSTIAQRIVRAKQKIREAGIPYRVPSRDELPARLDNVLRVIYLVFNEGYSASSGAELTRATLSAEAIRLGRLLLDLLPDPELMGLLALMLLHDSRRAARTDGAGQLVRLDEQDRSLWDRAQIEEGSAWVQRALASRRFGPYTLQAAIVAVHAEAPSAAQTDWAQIVGLYDVLLRVSPSPVIELNRAVAVAMRDGPEAGLLLIDDLLARGQLHDYHLLHSARADFCRRLGRLDEARAAYHSALQLAQLEPERRFLQQRLDELEPEKPR; encoded by the coding sequence ATGCCGAACAGCGAAGCCACGGGCCAGGCGAGTATCGAGGCCATATACCGCAATGAATCGCGGCGGGTGCTGGCGACTCTCATTCGCCTGCTGGGTGATTTCGATCTGGCCGAGGAGGCGTTGCATGACGCCTTTTTCGCTGCGCTGCAGCAATGGCCGCGTGACGGCATACCGGCCAATCCGCGCGCCTGGCTGGTTTCGGCCGGGCGCTTCAAAGCCATCGACGGGTTGCGCCGGCGGGCACGCTTCAATGCCTCGCTGAACCTGCTGGCCGATCAACTGGACAGCCACGATGAGCCGGACTGGGACCACGACACGCTGGAGGACGACCGCCTGCGGCTGGTCTTTACCTGCTGTCACCCCGCGTTGCCGTCCGATGCGCAGGTGGCGCTCACCCTGCGCGAAGTGTGCGATCTGAAGACCGAGGAAATAGCCCGCGCCTTTCTCGCATCGCCGAGCACCATCGCCCAGCGCATCGTACGGGCCAAGCAGAAGATCCGAGAGGCGGGCATTCCCTACCGCGTGCCCTCGCGTGACGAATTGCCGGCGCGCCTGGATAACGTGCTGCGAGTCATCTATCTGGTATTCAACGAGGGCTATTCAGCCTCCAGCGGCGCCGAGCTGACCCGCGCTACGCTGAGCGCCGAGGCGATCCGGCTGGGCCGTCTGCTGCTCGATCTGCTACCGGACCCGGAATTGATGGGGCTGCTGGCACTGATGCTACTCCATGACTCGCGCCGGGCGGCGCGCACCGATGGCGCGGGCCAGCTGGTACGGCTCGATGAGCAGGATCGCAGCCTCTGGGACCGCGCGCAGATCGAGGAAGGTTCGGCGTGGGTGCAGCGTGCCCTGGCGTCGCGGCGTTTCGGTCCCTATACCTTGCAGGCCGCGATCGTCGCCGTGCATGCCGAGGCGCCCAGCGCGGCGCAGACCGACTGGGCGCAGATCGTCGGCCTCTACGACGTATTGCTGCGGGTCAGCCCTTCACCGGTCATCGAACTGAACCGCGCGGTCGCGGTTGCCATGCGTGACGGTCCGGAGGCCGGCCTGCTGCTGATCGACGACCTGTTGGCGCGAGGGCAACTGCACGATTACCACTTGCTGCACTCGGCCCGTGCCGATTTCTGCCGCCGCCTCGGTCGCCTGGACGAAGCGCGAGCGGCCTACCACAGCGCCCTGCAACTGGCACAGCTGGAGCCAGAACGGCGCTTCCTGCAGCAACGGCTGGATGAGCTGGAGCCCGAAAAACCGCGATAG